DNA from Cottoperca gobio chromosome 4, fCotGob3.1, whole genome shotgun sequence:
TGGGTTATATAGCTTACTGATCACACCCTTGACCACCCGCCCATGACTCAACATGAAGTCAGAATGTGGAACGCATGCTCTTAAAATAGCTAAAATGGGGTAAAGTTTAGGAAAATACAAGAGGTatacatcttcacatttgagataCTCAAGAACAATCCCTAGATCAGATTGCACTCACAAGGAAGTAGGGCAATATCAGTccaagacaaacaaaagcagtCTTCTAttgaaagaggaaagaaaaaccaGCACGTCTAGTAGACACACATGCTGAAAATCCCAGTAGCCATACAGTATTGCAGGACCATAAAAGTTACCACAAGGCCACTGGATGAAATTAATAGCTAGGAAGTGATGAGCTTCAGGGAAAGGCTAAAGTAAGCAACCTTGCTGTGTCCCTAGGCAAGCTTTGTTACCTTCAATTTTACCTTGAAGCTCGAAACTCCCTCCCCTTTCATGGCAGGAAcagccaaaaacacacacagagccttctctgtttctttcattttctctcagtACAGGTGCTGGTGAGTGTCTATTGGTGGGAAATATAAGTAGTACCATCAGTGACAACAGTCTCCCTGGCCACTTGCACACATGGACAACGTAAGGTGGATCTACTTATGCAACAACTGCCCCAAAAAGGGAacttttacagtgtgtgtgtgtgtgtgtgcgtgcgtgcgtgtaagAGGAATGTACCTGACACTATAACTGATGAACTCCATTAGCCTGCTAACTCATTGTTGgctttcttttaatgttttgcaaaaaacacacacacacacacacacacacacacacacacacacacacacacacacacacacacacacacacacacacacacacacacacacacacacacacacacacacacacacacacacacacacacacacacacacacacacacacacacacacacacacacacacacacacacacacacacacacacacacacacacacacacacacacatgctcaagAACTGTAGCTCCTGATCTGGCAGTAGAGGGCATGTGAAATCCCCTATAGATCGCACCATCCTATAGATGACCTAGGAAAGGAAACTGGTTGGACAAGCTAAACCCTACGGTGTTGTTACTGGAATGATGTCAAAACatacagcacaaacaaacaacacagcagTACCCTAGAGCAATTTAAACCCCATCAAAGTAATGCAATTACATATTAGActaatcaaaaacacaaaatcataCAATAATAATGGATAGAATGGACCTCCATTAAAAGTAAGGATagtcattgttttatattcttaCGCGACTACTTGCCCTATTCTTGAAGAGCACTTGATTGTTTTACGTCAACATCACAAACACCAAGTTTCgacagtgcagcagcagcgctgcatatttgttcatgtttacCTTACCTCTCGGGTAGTTTACAGAATATAGAATTAGAAGATAGATGCCAACTAAGAGAAAGTCCAACAATGTGTTACAGCAGAATGGAGTGCTAACACACCACACTCAGATGAAGTCAGGCACCAAAGTCAAAGCTAAATATGGGAGAAGATATGCATGTAGTGAACTATCATTACTGACAAttaaaacatgcagcctcacaCAAACTCTTAAGTAGACATGTACTCTTTCTCCAGTCGTGCTGATGTCAACAGCCTAAGCTAGCATATCGCACGCACACTAAGACTCAACGGTTGCTGACTACAGCAGCATGACACACAGAATATATTCTGCTGTGGATTTCTGAGCACTGCAGTAGAGCTTTAGATGAGCAGCTACATCAGCCTCACAGTAATAAACAGAGAACAAGACTTCACATAACAGTCTTTTGCAACCAGCCTCCCAATACAGAGCCCTTTTCTTCCTAAAATTACTGATGCCTTGGAAACCTTTGAATTACAGCAAGGACTGCATTCCCCGTTCCTCTGTTCCCAATGGGATGTGTGAGAGCTGGCACAGAGGAGTGAGAAACCGACAGCAGCACGCTAAAAGGGGTTTGCATCAGTAatgaagtctgtgtgtgtggttgattGGTCATTAGTTAGTGTGTGGGAAAGTGAAAAAGTGCACCAAGGTTTTAAGCATGCAAACACCTGACATGAAAAGCTGGTTACCAGAAAGCTGTCTCATAcgtatatatttaatttataattcaataatcCCATGGACATTTGAAATGACTAAGTGCAAATGTGCAGATACCTCAGTCAGTATCCTTGTTTGACTGGCCTTCAGGGAGGCAGGAGAGCAGAACTCTCTTCTGCCATAACTGTTTTTATGTTCTCATGCTGTTCTTTCTACTTTGTTTGCCTGCTATAAAGATGAAACGGTACACTAAATCGTATCTGAACAATGCCTGAAATCTTTTGGAAATAATCTAATCAAGGGGAATGGTATCAttcttcaaagaaaaaaaaaaagtacaagggttacagagacaaagacaaggaTTTACCATagtaaaaaaagagtaaaattAAATGATTTCCTCGAAACATAATGAAAGAAGTGACTGTACATCTTTCACATCAAGTATTGTGCCATCTGGAAGAGCCAAATTGTTGGAGTTTTACAAACTGAAGTATTAAATGTTACTTTCTACAATTAATAATCCACCAAAGgtgtctttgtatttattttttcaaacaatGAGGCCTATATTATGCATATTAATATTCTGTCTCCAAAAGAACAAAATTGTCTAACGGTCTACATTGTCAGGAAAAGTGACAGTGTATGGTtatcacaaaaacaaatgacacgtagagaaagacacaacacactGCAAGTCACACGTTGAAGGGTTTGCTGCTATTGAGTCACCAATCTTGTTAAAGGTGGCATGTTAGCTGGCCAGTTAATCCCATTTCACAAACCCTGCATATCGTTACCTACGCTGTCCCTCTGAGATTAAACTAATTCATGAGTTGTGTTAATCTACTTGATGTCACATTTTAGTGCACGTACTCCGGAGAGGAACTAcgtacaaagacacacactatgttttataatatatatttacattgttgAATGCATCAATGGAGAGGTTGCATCTATACAGGTATAATGAGgtttaattaatcaatttacACTGGGGATTTCACCATACTGTGACTCACATTTTGCAGTGGCTCATATGATGTGTATTGACACTTATTGGACATACATTTAGTCTGTTAATGGTGACCAGCActgattatttgttttgtattttgagtAATTTATGAATTAGGCTAACAATGTCAACATATCCAGCATTGCTTTCACAAATGCAgataaatgtttgcttttctttactTCATATGATAATAAATTGAGTCATTCTGCATTCAAATACTTGTCCCAGACTAAATAAACAATCTTTTAACATCAGTTTGGATTTGGCAACATTTCTGGCATTTTCCAGATGGATATCtcgattaattaaaaaataacccATTGAGAAATAATTTATAGTTGAAGCCCTAAATTGCAGGGAGAGAAACCTTTAATTGTAACATTATAAATCATGAAAAGAAAGCATACACAGCTTGTCACTTTCAATATTCTTTGAGCAACATTAACGTTACCAGCCATCAGATAAGTAACGTTTTCATCCACAGCCCATGTTCACTGGTTTAGATTAGCTAGCTATGTTGCTATTCAACAGCTGGCTAGCTAACCTACGAACCAACTAAAAAagcatttcaacaacaaactttatCAACCATTAGTATCAAGTACCGACATAACCATGCAAAGGCTAAAAGGCAACTAAACATCACACCCACATTGCAACTAGCTGATAGTGTTAGCTGTGTAGCAGGGAGGATTCATGTCCCTGAACATTGATGACTGACGGATATTATGCGGCAAAAGACTCATTCAAAGCGACGTGACGGACAGTATTATTTACACGAAACGTAGTTCACCTCTTGTTACGACTGTCATTTGTCTAACATGTCATAATAATGTGAATGTAGATGTCAGACTTAGCTTACCAGCACAGGAGAGCTACAATGAGGGACACCAACAAAACGCGCAGCCTCTTCATTATCTTCCCGCGGGGACCAACATCCTCGctctttgggtttttttcttaTCTCTCTCGGCAACACAATACACCGAAGACACGTGCTTTGTTGCTCGAGGGActgttaaatacaaacaaactgactgtCCTCTGTGGCTAAAAACCTACACTAGAAgtgtgaaattatcattttgcgGACCAGTTGTCCGCTTCTTTTTTAGCTCGCGACTGCTGTGGACTGGTAGCTGGCTCTTGGTAAATTCAACCCCAGCTCCACGTCCGACCAATCAAATCAGAGCTGTGGATTTGTTGACCAATCAAAGGACACGTGTCAACAGCGTGTATGACTATACGCCCCCTGGACTGATGGTGAGTTGGTTACTGTTCTGTGGAGCAGAACGAGTCACCTATATCTTGATAAGCAATATTCTCGGTTGTTGCTTGATTGTCCGATATCAAACGTTTCAATATGAATGACTAATGTTGAtatctttgttttcttaaagcAAATAGTCCAAATCACTTGATGAGGTGTATGGTGAGGAATGTGAACACTGTGTACTTTTTTCCTCCTTGTGTTAACATCTTCATAAAgtacaaacatttatattttaaaacatcatgaaaaggtttttcaaaaacatccatttgttGTTAGAGCTCAGCATTCATTGTAAGGTAGTTACATTTGATAATTCTAACCtgtataatgtatttatcatatacagtaaatatctgtatcaatatattttacttttctatttttcagtttcagttgaCAATGTGCCATTCAGGGTGGGGGAAGGGAGGATGAGAtattttaaagtcatatttaaagtattttaaatatgatttgCCTCTCTGGTCTTGAACATATCCCCTCCTCCCTTTCCCCTATGCTTCCTCCATCATCATTTGCAGTTGATACATGTCATAATGTATGTGCTTGAACAAGAATACCATGTTTGTATACTTATGTTAAAATACTCCATGTCCAGTATCACAGATGTATGTAGAAGCTAATGATTTGTTGTTATACTTCACTTAACATTCagtattgaaaaataaatatatttgatcacTAAAAAACtgtattattttcatgtttcatgttttgggACGGAAAACCTTTAGTAGGAATTCCACAAATCTTTAAGATTTAAAGCCTCATTGAACTTGAAGTCTATAGAATATAAAACTTTTAAACCCCAAAAGCCACATCTATaagtgtatatgtttatatgtatgtattgtcaATCCTCTTCCTTCTTTAAATGTGTAACTTCTATTGGCAAACCGTgctattaatattaaataaagaatgtcATTTCTGTTATTTCACTCTATCATCTCATCTATTTACTCCATTCACCCCACATGGAATATAATAACTACATATCCCAAAGTGCAATTCGGGAAGAGGCCTAAAATGTGCctgtgcttttttctttttttattgtaactAATGTATATCAAATGATGAATCTAAATCAGTGTTACCTCAAATAAAATAGTGAAGTGATCCGACATTGTTTGAAgtctaacaaaaataaatagttgttttAAACAGGCGGGGTCCTGAGCGTTTGACAGTCTTCAAGTGAGAACATTTCAACAGATGTGAAGTTTGGGCGAACATAACTAGCTGCTTCGTCGCTCACTTATCAATACAACTATTGTAACACCGTTGTTGGCCCTTTTGGATTTGTAGGCACACAGATTGACTATGGAGGTAGTCCGGGTAATGTTGTGTGCCCTGTCGGTGTATGTTGCTCTCGTCTCGGAGAAGTGTGTTGCTTCCTTCTCTCAGTCTATGGACAGCGACTTCACGTTCACTCTACCCGCCGGTCGCAAGGAGTGTTTCTACCAAACTATGAGGAAAGATGCTTCACTGGAGATTGAATATCAGGTGACAAACACTCACATAGGATAATCTTGTATGAAATGTTAGCATTAGCTGAGCAAACCCAAACAATCTATCTCTGTCTGCCAAATCGGTGATAACCCTTGAGCTAGTCAACATTGACATAACATTGCACTTGTTGATAATCCCTTTTATTATGATTACTGTCACGTATTCACCATGTTATGGTTCTCATTTACAGATTATATGAATACAAACCACACTAAATACAATTTTCCTTTCCGAAAGAGAGCCAACAGGTTATGTAGCTCACATGTTCATGTTGTTGGGAACCTGTTCGGCCTGTTAGTTTAAAACCATGCATGGATATCTGAATCTGACTTTCTGGTGTCTCTAGAAATGAGGTGGGTCCCATGTGTTTCACACATCTGTTGTAGTGTCTACCGTGGAGGACAAGGTATTTAGGCTCATTGCTGGGGAATAAGACCTTGAAAGGGAAAACTAGCATTCTTCAAATTCAGAGATAATATCAACCCACACAAACTTGCAGTATTATTTTTCATGTCTctgttttctaatattttctCTGTCCCCTTTACTTATTTTATGTGAATGTCCTCTACTGTCCACAGGTATTAGATGGAGCAGGTCTCGATGTAGatttcttcatctcttctccttctggCCAAGTGCTGTTCAGTGACTACCACAAGTCTGACGGAGTACACACGTGAGTTACATAGGTGATCTAGGGGACATGCATTACTGACAAAGATACATGTAAAAGCTCTTACTGTCTGTGTTTCCCTCCAGTGTTGAGACTGAATATGGAGACTACATGTTCTGCTTTGACAACACGTTCAGTACCGTCTCTGAGAAGCTCATCTTCTTTGAGTTGATCCTGGACAACATGGAAGTCGAAGAAGACCAAGACGAGTGGAAGGAGTACGTCCATGGAACAGACATGGTGGACATGAAGATGGAAGACATTATGGTGAGGATGCagagctgtgttttttttgttgaggaACTCCTGAGCCTGAATGCCACGAGTGAGAAGTTAATACAAAGTGTCGATTGTTTTATTCTCACTGAGTGTTTCAGACTTTGTCCCTCTCTTGTCTGCCAAGATAATTTGTCACTGTGCCACCTATGCTGAAAAGATGACATGGGGGGTGCAAAGTGACTCAATAGGATGCCAATAAAATAGCACGCTGTCCACCACAAAGAAGTTTTTCCATAGTAGGGAGTGGGTAGTCCCACAAACTGCACTAACACAGCGACACAATGAAGCTCCTCTAACCTGCTGACACATTGTATTTcctatattttgtttttcacaataaaagcatcccAGTATTTTGCAAGTggaaagcttttaatgtgaagcagcaacagcaggGAAGGTTCGGTTTGTATTAGCAGTAACTTAACGCAGCTCCAATGTGACTTAAATCCATTAGTAAACAGTCAAATAATACTGATGTCTATTAAAGTATAAACCGGAACACTGGAGTGAAACTAAACTCCAAACTCCAAAGATGCAGATACAGAAGCCGCAAAAGCCCCAAGAGCTGAAAACAGGGagactttttttaaaaacatctttctcTCTAGTCTCCCGCACAGACATGCACGAGTGAGGATAGTGTGGAAACGCTTTTTGGCACGCCGCGGCTAAAAGCAGACAGACCCAGGGCCATGGAAAACCCCTGATACATGCAAAGTCACAAGGACGGTGTCACAAGAATAGACATTCTCGTGAACTCTCACCTATTGGCTCAGCTTGCAACACAATAGCCTGCAACGCCCCTTCACCAGGAACCTTTATTTGTGTCAGAAGTCAGATAGAcctcacttaaaaaaaaaaaggcaggaaATGCATCTTCCAGCTGTGCAGGAAGTTGTTTTCCCAAAGAGGGAAAACACCTGATCTTTGTTTCAAACTGAAAAAGATCTAACTCTCATTTCGATCACTCTGCTTTGTAAGTTTAGTTATTTTAGTGTCTTGTACATAAGAGGAGCAATGTAGTTGAAAGTTTTTATAACCGTTGTCTGGCCAGATTCTGTCACTCTGACCCgtgtgtctcctctcctccaggacACCATCAACAACGTGAAGGCTCGGCTGGGCAAAAGTGTGCACATCCAGACGGTGCTGCGGGCGTTCGAGGCTCGCGACAGAAACATCCAGGAGAGTAACTTTGACAGGGTTAACTTTTGGTCGGTCACAAATCTCATTATAATGATGATGGTTTCAGCGGTTCAGGTCTACCTGGTCCGCTCgctgtttgaaaataaaaggaaCATTCGTACATAACACAACCCCAAACGGTAGGGACAGAGAGAAGCCCTCGGATATCTTTGGGATTTTTTTTCAACAGATATCCTGGTTTGTGACTTTTAACACAAGATGTcaattgtacacacacatatgcacgcacacacaggttCACATATTGACATTCGTAATAACAAGGAGTTGTTGCTCCTGTTCTCAGTCCACTGGAGTTTGAGGGAGAGCGAGAGTCCCTGGTTGCAACAGGAACTTATAACTATCAACTCCTCCTCTTTGCAAACTCCCCCATGTTACAGAACAAAAGTCTCTTTAAAActtgtatattgttttatagTCTTCCCTAGCAGCTGTAATTCTTCAGAGAACAGAACAGACGCAGCATAACAAGCATGTTTATGATATGAATATTTTTCTAACGGAGCCTAAAGTTACCAGGCCAGTGGCCAATTGCAAAAAGTGTCTTCTTTTCTttggacatgtttttatttgagatAAACTAGATGAAGAAATGATATGGTGTCTGAAGAATTTGATTTATATATCTGCCAAATAAGAGTGGGAAGTGCAATCAGTCAGCAAGTCTTCCCCAGACAGTAGTTACTCTTGAAAATGTACCTGTTGTGTGTTACTAATACACCTTAATGGTTCGTATTTAGCCTTTTGAATATTTCTCCCATTGCCATGGACATTTGTGTTGTATCTAGAAATGTAGTCACACTTTCCATTTCATGCCGATTCTGTAAAATCAGGTGTTTAGGTGCCACTAATTCTGCTCTTTAGCACTCCAAATCTCTTAATGACTACTGCCCTACTCGCCTCTGCCATGACTTGTGGGCTTGTGGCCTAAATGGCAGCCAGCTTCGCTGCCCTCCTCTGTGAAGCCTCACTGCTGCTGGTAGGTGTCTGCTTTCAGACACCTACTGTGTGAAGATGTTGGGCCTGTCTCTCACTAAAGTCTATTTCTATCTTCCTGACACCTGGAAGGTTATTAACACTACCTTATGGGTGCACTGCTCAGTTTAATATGCACAAACCACTCACTGCCTTGGCTATGTCAGCATTCTTTTTAAATTCTTGTATTTTGTttgatattcatatttaaaggaGGCATTACAAACTATCGGATCATTGTCTCTGATGCCACAGAACAAcatattttgtttgtcttcataTCCTTTTAGAACATAAATTAACGTTCTGGTGTGTGAGTGAACGAGCAGCTCAAGAGATTTTTATGTCATTGGTTGCATACAGTATTAAGACACTACCGTTGATTGTGATTATGGTTGCGTaggatttattttactgttactGAGCTCCACAGGCAAAACAGTTACTCACTACCCTGCTGGAAGCTTCATATTGCCATCTTCTCAGTTTGCTCTGTGCTGTAAGATAAATATCAAATGGTGAGTTCATGCCTTCATAGTTTAGCGGCCTTGTGTTGGAAGTGCTGTAAAATCAAGCTTTGAGCAAtctaattgttttaaaatgatacaGTTTTGCCAAACCGTATGTACATATTGTGGGTCCCTGCAATAACATAAGATGGGTGTAAGAAAATGGCCACTGCCTCAGTTGCAGTGCTTTCTACTATGCTTCATTCCTCTGCCCACATGATCTCACTGTGGTATCCAGTGTTTAATTTAAGTATGTATGTTGAGATTCTATCACTAAGTGATGGATTAGTAATATGAAGTTGCagtttctgatttattttttaaaaagtgcttcagagtttaaaaaataaataaaagaatacacATATGTTAAAAGG
Protein-coding regions in this window:
- the tmed5 gene encoding transmembrane emp24 domain-containing protein 5 yields the protein MEVVRVMLCALSVYVALVSEKCVASFSQSMDSDFTFTLPAGRKECFYQTMRKDASLEIEYQVLDGAGLDVDFFISSPSGQVLFSDYHKSDGVHTVETEYGDYMFCFDNTFSTVSEKLIFFELILDNMEVEEDQDEWKEYVHGTDMVDMKMEDIMDTINNVKARLGKSVHIQTVLRAFEARDRNIQESNFDRVNFWSVTNLIIMMMVSAVQVYLVRSLFENKRNIRT